One genomic segment of Nitratidesulfovibrio sp. includes these proteins:
- the rodA gene encoding rod shape-determining protein RodA, producing MSPIDRRLITHMNWGLVGFTGLLFLFGVANLYSASGVRMEDGIVVSTFYQKQLLWGLMGLGGMVFFMLFDYRHMKSLALPLFIVTMILLAAIPVFGKVVYGARRWLPLGFMNLQPSEVAKIAILIMGARFLSRSREPLGWKGVFEVLALGGLPAGFIVMQPDLGTTLLLLMLLGGITLFHGVQPGVLKTCLVVVPSMLPLAWFRLHDYQKQRIMTFLDPGNDPLGAGYHIIQSQIAIGSGQLWGKGFLGGTQSQLRFLPEKHTDFALAVFGEEWGFIGCVLLVVLFCLFLLSIFNTARDAKDRFGSYLTVGVFFYFFWQILINMGMVMGLMPVVGVPLPFISYGGSATLVNFCLIGIVLNVSMRRFMFKTS from the coding sequence ATGAGCCCCATCGACCGACGCTTGATCACCCACATGAACTGGGGCCTGGTGGGCTTCACGGGGCTGCTGTTCCTGTTCGGGGTGGCCAACCTGTACTCGGCCAGCGGCGTGCGCATGGAAGACGGCATCGTGGTTTCCACGTTCTACCAGAAGCAGTTGCTGTGGGGGCTGATGGGGCTTGGCGGCATGGTTTTCTTCATGCTGTTCGACTACCGGCACATGAAAAGCCTGGCCCTGCCGCTGTTCATCGTCACCATGATCCTGCTGGCCGCCATTCCCGTGTTCGGCAAGGTGGTCTACGGCGCGCGGCGGTGGCTGCCGCTGGGGTTCATGAACCTGCAACCCAGCGAGGTGGCCAAGATCGCCATCCTGATCATGGGGGCGCGCTTTCTGTCGCGCAGCCGCGAGCCGCTGGGGTGGAAGGGGGTGTTCGAGGTGCTGGCGCTGGGCGGACTGCCCGCCGGGTTCATCGTCATGCAGCCGGACCTTGGCACCACGCTGCTGCTGCTCATGCTGCTGGGCGGCATCACCCTGTTCCACGGGGTACAGCCGGGCGTGCTGAAAACCTGCCTGGTGGTGGTTCCCTCCATGCTGCCGCTGGCGTGGTTTCGCCTGCACGATTATCAGAAGCAGCGCATCATGACCTTTCTCGATCCCGGCAACGACCCGCTGGGGGCGGGGTACCACATCATCCAGTCGCAGATAGCCATCGGTTCCGGCCAGTTGTGGGGCAAGGGATTTCTGGGGGGCACGCAAAGCCAGCTGCGCTTTCTGCCGGAAAAGCATACCGACTTCGCCCTCGCCGTGTTCGGCGAGGAATGGGGGTTCATCGGGTGCGTGCTGCTGGTGGTGCTGTTCTGCCTGTTCCTGCTCAGCATCTTCAACACCGCGCGTGATGCCAAGGACCGCTTCGGCAGCTACCTGACGGTGGGGGTGTTCTTCTATTTCTTCTGGCAGATACTGATCAATATGGGCATGGTCATGGGGCTCATGCCGGTGGTGGGGGTGCCCCTGCCGTTCATCAGCTACGGCGGCAGCGCAACCCTGGTCAATTTCTGCCTGATTGGGATCGTGCTCAATGTCTCCATGCGGAGATTCATGTTCAAAACCTCGTGA
- a CDS encoding polymer-forming cytoskeletal protein — MARDEINAFLGAGTVYQGQLSFQGAVRIDGNFVGEVHSEGTLIVGKDANVEGQLRVGQLILSGRVTGEVAAQRKVILHRTGNLNGNLATPVLVMEEGAVIEGRITMQPVEKTE, encoded by the coding sequence ATGGCAAGGGACGAGATAAACGCCTTCCTCGGCGCGGGCACCGTATACCAGGGCCAGCTGAGTTTTCAGGGCGCGGTGCGCATTGACGGCAACTTCGTGGGTGAGGTGCATTCCGAGGGCACCCTTATCGTGGGCAAGGACGCCAACGTGGAAGGGCAGCTGCGCGTGGGCCAGCTCATCCTGTCCGGCAGGGTCACCGGCGAGGTGGCAGCCCAGCGCAAGGTCATCCTGCACCGTACGGGCAATCTGAACGGCAATCTGGCCACCCCCGTGCTGGTGATGGAGGAAGGCGCCGTCATCGAAGGGCGCATCACCATGCAGCCCGTGGAAAAGACGGAATAA
- a CDS encoding ATP synthase F0 subunit B, with protein MIDLNITFFFQLVNFLVTLVVLNAILIRPVRDIIRQRRDKMSGLLGESEQFAGQADTKLKNYEATLVKARAEATAERDKARAEGVAREQVILASAGRQAQDYLEKSRQEVAVQVKTAMDTLKGQVDALAAKATAKVLG; from the coding sequence ATGATCGATCTGAACATCACCTTCTTCTTCCAGTTGGTGAACTTCCTTGTGACGCTGGTTGTCCTGAATGCCATCCTCATCCGGCCGGTGCGGGATATCATCAGACAGCGGCGTGACAAGATGTCCGGTCTTCTCGGCGAGTCGGAGCAGTTCGCCGGTCAGGCCGACACCAAGCTGAAGAATTACGAGGCCACCCTTGTCAAGGCCCGCGCCGAAGCCACGGCCGAGCGTGACAAGGCCCGCGCCGAGGGCGTGGCCCGGGAGCAGGTGATCCTGGCCAGCGCCGGCAGGCAGGCCCAGGATTACCTCGAAAAGTCCCGTCAGGAGGTGGCCGTGCAGGTGAAGACCGCCATGGACACCCTGAAGGGGCAGGTCGACGCGCTGGCCGCCAAGGCTACCGCCAAGGTGCTGGGCTAA
- a CDS encoding ATP synthase F0 subunit B yields MKGLKHSAAALGLVLATAGVALASEGGGEHHADWGNFAFRVANFVIFIGIIYWAAGKKIVGFFSGRRKGIEQELNDLESRKAEAAKNLADVERRIANLEQERQAILAEYRAQGEAMQAAIIEKAEKTAVQITEQAGRTAENEIKQAMETMRAEMADHIIAAAEKMLQEKLTGEEHEKLIDKYLTKVVLN; encoded by the coding sequence TTGAAAGGGCTGAAACACAGTGCAGCGGCGCTCGGACTGGTGCTTGCCACCGCCGGCGTGGCGCTGGCCTCCGAAGGCGGGGGCGAGCATCATGCCGACTGGGGCAACTTCGCCTTCCGTGTCGCCAACTTCGTCATCTTCATCGGCATCATCTACTGGGCCGCGGGCAAGAAGATTGTGGGCTTCTTCTCCGGCCGCAGGAAGGGAATCGAGCAGGAACTGAACGACCTTGAAAGCCGCAAGGCCGAGGCCGCGAAGAACCTGGCCGATGTTGAACGCCGCATTGCGAACCTTGAGCAGGAGCGGCAGGCCATTCTTGCCGAATACCGCGCCCAGGGCGAAGCCATGCAGGCCGCCATCATCGAGAAGGCGGAAAAGACCGCCGTCCAGATCACCGAGCAGGCCGGGCGCACGGCCGAGAACGAGATCAAGCAGGCCATGGAGACCATGCGCGCCGAGATGGCCGACCACATCATTGCCGCCGCCGAGAAGATGCTTCAGGAAAAGCTCACTGGTGAGGAGCACGAGAAGCTCATCGACAAATACTTAACGAAGGTGGTGCTCAATTGA
- the atpH gene encoding ATP synthase F1 subunit delta encodes MTGNIVARRYARALFALGAKSGVGELEKYGNDLAALAGALDMAPELGRIFRNPIITGDEKRSVILKLVEKYGVSATVRNFCLLLTDKGRLDCLSDIQAFYGVLLDAEKGVIRGELMTAVELAEAKRVQVKAALEQQAGRKLELTFSVNKDILGGVVLKVGDRVLDASLRAQLGILKDNIKRGE; translated from the coding sequence TTGACCGGCAACATCGTAGCTCGCAGATACGCCCGTGCGCTTTTCGCGCTGGGCGCGAAATCGGGCGTCGGTGAGCTCGAGAAGTACGGCAATGACCTTGCCGCGCTTGCCGGGGCTCTCGACATGGCACCCGAACTTGGCCGCATCTTCCGCAATCCCATCATCACCGGCGATGAGAAGCGGAGCGTCATCCTCAAACTGGTCGAGAAGTACGGCGTCAGCGCCACCGTCCGCAATTTCTGTCTGCTGCTGACGGACAAGGGGCGCCTTGACTGCCTTTCCGACATCCAGGCCTTCTACGGCGTTCTCCTCGACGCTGAAAAGGGTGTCATCCGCGGCGAGCTGATGACGGCCGTTGAACTTGCGGAAGCAAAGCGCGTACAGGTCAAGGCAGCTCTTGAACAGCAGGCCGGACGCAAGCTGGAACTCACCTTCAGCGTGAACAAGGACATCCTTGGCGGCGTCGTGCTGAAGGTCGGCGACCGGGTGCTGGATGCCAGTCTGCGCGCGCAGTTAGGTATCCTCAAAGACAACATCAAGAGGGGTGAGTAG
- the atpA gene encoding F0F1 ATP synthase subunit alpha: MQIKAEEISKIIEEQIQSYEQRVEMSETGTVLSVGDGIARVYGVRNAMAMELLEFPGGLMGMVLNLEEDNVGVALLGEDTGIKEGDPVKRTGKIFSVPVGDEVMGRVLNPLGQPIDGLGPLEAKEFRPVELKAPGIIARKSVHQPMPTGIKAIDAMTPIGRGQRELIIGDRQTGKTAVCIDAILAQRDTGIRCFYVAIGQKKATVALVADTLRKHGAMEYTTIISATASEPAPLQFISAYSGCTMAEFYRDKGDHALIIYDDLSKQAVAYRQMSLLLRRPPGREAYPGDVFYLHSRLLERAAKVNDSLGAGSLTALPIIETQAGDVSAYIPTNVISITDGQVYLEPNLFNAGIRPAINVGLSVSRVGGAAQIKAMKQVAGTMRLDLAQYRELAAFAQFGSDLDKATKQKLDRGARLVELLKQPQYQPMPVEQQVASMYAATRGLMDEVAVADIRKFEAEMIDFLKNSKADILNDIKTKMALDADIEDRLKAAVAEFKKGFQA; this comes from the coding sequence ATGCAGATCAAAGCCGAAGAAATCAGCAAGATCATCGAAGAGCAGATCCAAAGCTATGAGCAGCGGGTCGAGATGAGCGAAACCGGCACCGTCCTTTCGGTCGGTGACGGCATTGCGCGCGTCTACGGCGTCCGCAACGCCATGGCCATGGAACTGCTTGAGTTCCCCGGCGGGCTCATGGGCATGGTGCTGAACCTTGAAGAGGACAACGTGGGTGTTGCTCTTCTGGGCGAAGACACCGGCATCAAGGAAGGCGACCCGGTCAAGCGTACCGGCAAGATCTTCTCGGTCCCCGTGGGTGACGAGGTCATGGGCCGCGTGCTCAACCCCCTCGGCCAGCCCATCGACGGCCTGGGCCCGCTGGAAGCCAAGGAGTTCCGCCCCGTGGAACTCAAGGCGCCCGGCATCATCGCCCGTAAGTCGGTGCATCAACCCATGCCCACCGGCATCAAGGCCATCGACGCCATGACGCCCATCGGCCGTGGCCAGCGCGAACTGATCATCGGTGACCGTCAGACCGGCAAGACCGCCGTGTGCATCGACGCCATCCTGGCCCAGCGCGACACCGGCATCCGCTGCTTCTACGTGGCCATCGGCCAGAAGAAGGCGACGGTTGCCCTGGTGGCCGACACCCTGCGCAAGCACGGTGCCATGGAATACACCACCATCATCTCCGCCACCGCTTCCGAGCCCGCGCCGCTGCAGTTCATCTCGGCGTACTCCGGCTGCACCATGGCCGAGTTCTACCGCGACAAGGGCGACCACGCCCTGATCATCTACGACGACCTTTCCAAGCAGGCCGTGGCCTACCGCCAGATGTCGCTGCTGCTCCGCCGTCCTCCGGGGCGCGAAGCCTACCCCGGCGACGTGTTCTACCTGCACTCGCGCCTGCTGGAACGCGCGGCCAAGGTCAACGATTCGCTGGGCGCCGGTTCGCTGACCGCCCTGCCGATCATCGAAACCCAGGCCGGTGACGTGTCCGCGTACATCCCGACCAACGTTATCTCCATCACCGACGGTCAGGTGTACCTGGAACCCAACCTGTTCAACGCGGGCATCCGCCCCGCCATCAACGTCGGTCTGTCGGTCTCCCGAGTGGGTGGCGCCGCGCAGATCAAGGCGATGAAGCAGGTTGCCGGTACCATGCGTCTCGACCTTGCCCAGTATCGCGAACTGGCTGCCTTCGCGCAGTTCGGTTCCGACCTCGACAAGGCCACCAAGCAGAAGCTCGACCGCGGCGCGCGCCTGGTGGAACTGCTGAAGCAGCCCCAGTACCAGCCCATGCCGGTGGAACAGCAGGTCGCCTCCATGTACGCCGCCACCCGCGGCCTGATGGATGAAGTGGCCGTTGCCGACATTCGCAAGTTCGAAGCCGAGATGATCGACTTCCTCAAGAACTCGAAGGCCGACATCCTGAACGACATCAAGACCAAGATGGCTCTCGACGCGGACATCGAAGACCGCCTGAAGGCAGCTGTTGCCGAGTTCAAAAAGGGCTTCCAAGCCTAG
- a CDS encoding F0F1 ATP synthase subunit gamma has protein sequence MPSLKDVKVKIAGVKKTKQITKAMNMVASAKLRGAQQRIERFRPYAAKFYDMLGDLASKADSTAHPLLEVREEIKTCGIVLATSDRGLCGSFNSNLISTALKLAVQKAAEGKKVKFYCVGKKGRDAARKTDHEVAMALADQMGSFDFQLANRIGLDVINAYLTRELDEVIMVYGEFVSMAKQVPVALPILPIAPKLEEATPVAATNKEYIYEPAVEGLLAELLPRFIKVQLYRGLLDTSASEHAARMAAMDNATRSCDDMIGSLTLLFNKTRQASITRDLMDIVGGAEALKG, from the coding sequence ATGCCTTCTTTGAAAGACGTCAAGGTCAAGATCGCCGGGGTCAAGAAGACCAAGCAGATCACCAAGGCCATGAACATGGTGGCCTCGGCGAAGCTGCGCGGTGCCCAGCAGCGCATAGAACGCTTCCGCCCCTACGCGGCCAAGTTCTATGACATGCTGGGAGACCTGGCGAGCAAGGCGGACAGCACCGCCCACCCGCTTCTGGAAGTGCGCGAGGAAATCAAGACGTGTGGGATCGTCCTCGCCACCTCGGACCGCGGGCTGTGCGGCAGCTTCAACTCCAACCTCATCTCCACCGCCCTGAAGCTGGCCGTCCAGAAGGCCGCGGAAGGCAAGAAGGTCAAGTTCTACTGCGTGGGCAAGAAAGGCCGCGACGCGGCCCGCAAGACCGACCACGAGGTCGCCATGGCGCTTGCCGACCAGATGGGCAGTTTCGACTTCCAGCTCGCCAACCGGATCGGGCTCGATGTCATCAATGCCTACCTGACGCGTGAACTGGACGAAGTGATCATGGTCTACGGCGAGTTCGTGAGCATGGCCAAGCAGGTGCCCGTTGCCCTGCCCATCCTGCCCATTGCTCCCAAGCTGGAGGAGGCCACCCCGGTTGCCGCCACCAACAAGGAGTACATCTACGAACCCGCCGTGGAGGGCCTGCTGGCCGAACTGCTGCCCCGCTTCATCAAGGTGCAGCTGTATCGTGGCCTGCTCGACACCTCCGCCAGCGAGCACGCGGCGCGCATGGCCGCCATGGATAACGCCACGCGCAGCTGCGACGACATGATCGGTTCCCTGACGCTGCTCTTCAACAAGACGCGGCAGGCTTCGATCACGCGCGACCTCATGGACATCGTCGGTGGCGCCGAGGCGCTGAAAGGCTAA
- the atpD gene encoding F0F1 ATP synthase subunit beta, whose product MSANIGKIVQVIGAVVDVEFPGGNLPNILSALDIKNPNNSDAPQLVCEVAQHLGDNVVRTIAMDATEGLVRGMEAVDTGKPIMVPVGKASLGRIMNVVGRPVDEMGPIDTDKYLPIHRAAPEFTDQNTTVELLETGIKVVDLLIPFPKGGKMGLFGGAGVGKTVILMEMINNIAKQHGGISVFAGVGERTREGNDLYHEMKDAGVLEKAALIYGQMNEPPGARARVALTALACAEYFRDIENQDVLLFIDNIFRFTQAGSEVSALLGRMPSAVGYQPTLGTDLGGLQERITSTVKGSITSVQAVYVPADDLTDPAPATTFSHLDGTLVLSRQIAELGIYPAVDPLDSTSRILDPNVVGAEHYSVARAVQQVLQKYKDLQDIIAILGMDELSDEDKLTVARARRIQRFLSQPFHVAETFTGTPGVYVKLEDTIKAFRGILNGDYDHLAEGDFYMVGGIETALEKYKKRQEQQ is encoded by the coding sequence ATGAGTGCTAACATTGGCAAGATCGTTCAGGTCATCGGCGCCGTCGTGGACGTCGAGTTCCCGGGCGGCAACCTGCCGAACATCTTGAGCGCGTTGGACATCAAGAACCCCAACAACAGCGACGCGCCCCAGCTGGTCTGCGAAGTTGCCCAGCACCTCGGCGACAACGTCGTCCGCACCATCGCCATGGACGCGACCGAAGGTCTCGTGCGCGGCATGGAAGCGGTGGACACCGGCAAGCCCATCATGGTGCCTGTCGGCAAGGCGTCGCTTGGTCGCATCATGAACGTCGTGGGCCGTCCCGTTGACGAAATGGGCCCCATCGATACCGACAAATACCTGCCCATCCACCGTGCGGCCCCCGAGTTCACCGACCAGAACACCACGGTCGAACTGCTCGAAACCGGCATCAAGGTCGTCGACCTGCTCATCCCGTTCCCCAAGGGCGGCAAGATGGGCCTGTTCGGCGGCGCGGGCGTGGGCAAGACCGTTATCCTCATGGAAATGATCAACAACATCGCCAAGCAGCACGGCGGCATCTCCGTGTTCGCGGGTGTTGGCGAGCGTACCCGTGAAGGGAACGACCTGTACCACGAAATGAAGGACGCGGGCGTTCTGGAGAAGGCCGCGCTCATCTACGGCCAGATGAACGAACCGCCAGGAGCCCGTGCCCGCGTGGCCCTGACCGCCCTCGCCTGCGCGGAATACTTCCGCGACATCGAGAACCAGGACGTGCTGCTGTTCATCGACAACATCTTCCGCTTCACCCAGGCGGGTTCGGAAGTGTCGGCGCTGCTCGGCCGCATGCCCTCGGCGGTGGGTTACCAGCCCACCCTGGGTACCGACCTTGGTGGCCTGCAGGAACGCATCACCTCCACGGTCAAGGGCTCGATCACCTCGGTCCAGGCCGTGTACGTGCCCGCGGATGACCTTACCGACCCCGCGCCTGCCACCACCTTCTCGCACCTTGACGGTACGCTGGTGCTTTCGCGTCAGATCGCGGAACTCGGCATCTACCCCGCGGTGGACCCGCTCGACTCCACGTCGCGCATCCTCGACCCCAACGTGGTCGGCGCCGAACACTACTCGGTGGCCCGCGCGGTGCAGCAGGTTCTGCAGAAGTACAAGGACTTGCAGGACATCATCGCCATTCTCGGCATGGATGAACTGTCGGACGAAGACAAGCTGACCGTCGCGCGCGCGCGGCGCATCCAGCGCTTCCTGTCGCAGCCGTTCCACGTGGCCGAAACCTTCACCGGCACGCCCGGCGTGTACGTGAAGCTGGAAGACACCATCAAGGCGTTCCGGGGCATCCTGAACGGTGACTACGACCACCTGGCGGAAGGCGACTTCTACATGGTGGGCGGCATCGAGACGGCCCTCGAAAAGTACAAGAAGCGCCAGGAGCAGCAATAA
- a CDS encoding F0F1 ATP synthase subunit epsilon codes for MEKSLHLEIVTPDRLVLSEKVDYVGAPGYEGEFGILPNHIPFLSALNIGSLYYKAGGKTHWIFVSGGFAEVSDNKVTVLAESAERAEDIDLERARKAKERAEQRLAQAKEKLDSARAQAALQRALARMRVRGVA; via the coding sequence ATGGAAAAGTCGCTCCATCTCGAAATCGTCACGCCTGACAGGCTCGTGCTCAGCGAGAAGGTCGACTATGTGGGCGCCCCCGGTTACGAGGGCGAATTCGGCATCCTGCCGAACCACATTCCCTTCCTCTCCGCGTTGAACATCGGCAGCCTGTATTACAAGGCTGGCGGCAAGACGCACTGGATCTTCGTATCCGGCGGTTTTGCCGAGGTTTCGGACAACAAGGTGACCGTGCTGGCCGAATCGGCGGAACGCGCAGAGGACATCGACCTCGAACGCGCCCGCAAGGCCAAGGAACGTGCCGAGCAGCGCCTGGCCCAGGCCAAGGAAAAGCTTGATAGCGCACGGGCCCAGGCCGCCCTGCAACGCGCCCTGGCGCGCATGAGGGTTCGCGGCGTCGCCTAG
- a CDS encoding DVU0772 family protein yields the protein MQDLKTLGHMDIDWNLSPEHAVTMYLEWGNNNWHAEYPPVRSKDDYSTYFVVDTWGPRPVVRLVRRNSEAAEDIYSAPLPERLANLFLAEFGDLRGIYEPTPEIKEWLRNEMGLA from the coding sequence ATGCAAGACCTGAAGACGCTCGGCCACATGGATATCGACTGGAATCTCAGCCCCGAGCACGCCGTTACCATGTACCTTGAGTGGGGCAACAACAACTGGCACGCGGAATACCCTCCGGTGCGCTCCAAGGACGACTACTCCACCTACTTCGTGGTGGATACCTGGGGGCCACGACCGGTAGTGCGGCTGGTGCGCCGCAATTCCGAGGCGGCGGAAGACATCTACAGCGCGCCCCTGCCCGAGCGGCTGGCCAATCTCTTCCTGGCCGAGTTCGGCGACCTGCGCGGCATCTACGAACCCACCCCGGAAATCAAGGAGTGGCTGCGGAACGAGATGGGCCTCGCCTAA
- a CDS encoding DMT family transporter, whose protein sequence is MPALRLPSPLVLLFCCVWSSAFIAGKAALAHCPPLLLLALRFLAAAPVLYAMAAATGQRIRPDRAQAAWLAALGLCNNALYLGCAFTALPLVKAGLVVAVLSFSPLLTTLLAAPLLGERVHPATLPAMLACMAGIWLATLPPGLPGLPRLPGLPGLPGLPGLPGLAGLAGLAGGAATLLPGLGTLLSLAAALALALGTVLFKRASARLGGLGLFSVVGHQSLAGGMLLLPVALATEDPAALSGTPEFLGAFAYLVLAVSVGATALWFRIVRTSSAATAASSHFLNPVFATLLGWMVLGETVQPREWMGMALVLAGMALGESRRTPGQSA, encoded by the coding sequence ATGCCCGCCCTGCGCCTGCCGTCCCCCCTGGTCCTGCTGTTCTGCTGCGTCTGGAGTTCCGCGTTCATCGCGGGCAAGGCCGCCCTTGCCCATTGCCCGCCCCTGCTGCTGCTTGCCTTGCGCTTTCTGGCGGCGGCACCGGTACTCTACGCCATGGCCGCCGCCACCGGCCAGCGGATACGCCCCGACCGCGCCCAGGCCGCCTGGCTGGCCGCGCTGGGGCTGTGCAACAATGCCCTGTACCTTGGCTGCGCCTTCACCGCCCTGCCCTTGGTCAAAGCCGGCCTCGTCGTGGCCGTCCTGTCGTTCTCGCCGCTGCTCACCACCCTGCTGGCCGCGCCGCTGCTGGGCGAACGGGTGCACCCCGCAACCCTGCCCGCCATGCTCGCCTGCATGGCCGGGATATGGCTGGCCACCCTGCCCCCCGGTCTGCCCGGTCTGCCCAGACTGCCCGGACTACCCGGACTGCCCGGACTGCCCGGACTGCCCGGTCTGGCCGGACTGGCCGGACTGGCCGGAGGCGCGGCCACCCTGCTGCCAGGCCTCGGCACGCTGCTCTCACTGGCCGCTGCACTGGCCCTGGCCCTGGGCACCGTGCTGTTCAAGCGCGCTTCGGCGCGCCTTGGCGGGCTTGGCCTGTTCTCGGTGGTGGGTCACCAGTCGCTGGCCGGGGGTATGCTGCTGTTGCCCGTGGCCCTGGCGACGGAAGACCCGGCGGCCCTATCCGGCACGCCGGAATTCCTGGGTGCCTTCGCCTACCTTGTCCTGGCGGTGTCCGTGGGTGCCACGGCGCTGTGGTTTCGCATCGTGCGCACCAGCAGCGCGGCTACCGCCGCATCCAGCCACTTTCTGAATCCGGTGTTCGCCACGCTGCTTGGCTGGATGGTGCTGGGCGAAACGGTACAGCCGCGCGAATGGATGGGCATGGCCCTGGTACTGGCAGGCATGGCCCTTGGCGAATCCCGCCGCACACCGGGCCAATCCGCATGA
- a CDS encoding LysR substrate-binding domain-containing protein produces the protein MATDLDMELLRVFVALVDAGGFSRAGERLFLSQPAVSGRLRRLEARCGVRLVERAQGRMAGLTEAGAQLLEPAREILRLNDAALRGLAPWAGRGASTPQGGTVRLGFPDDVIVGDLPELFRRLGAAHSEIRLELRGGLSRDLREAVASGALDAALVQQAAGAGGLVLRREPLGWLTPPGGVAADSDGVLPLVLFPEGCAYRDLAVAALASAGRPWRVAVVSATLPALTAAVLGGAGVAPLPASAVASALSDHPSLAPCPSPPLLPSLPPLPPLPDVELVLLSGSSSVPGGATPPPAVLAQLARLLRATLSGDGG, from the coding sequence ATGGCAACCGATCTCGACATGGAATTGCTGCGGGTATTCGTGGCCTTGGTCGACGCTGGGGGCTTCAGCCGGGCGGGCGAGCGGCTGTTTCTCAGCCAGCCCGCCGTCAGCGGGCGGTTGCGCAGGCTGGAGGCGCGCTGCGGGGTGCGGCTGGTGGAACGCGCGCAGGGGCGCATGGCCGGGCTTACCGAGGCGGGAGCCCAGTTGCTGGAACCCGCCCGCGAGATACTGCGCCTGAACGATGCCGCCCTGCGCGGGCTTGCGCCGTGGGCCGGGCGTGGGGCGTCCACTCCGCAGGGCGGTACGGTGCGGCTGGGGTTTCCGGACGACGTCATTGTCGGCGACCTGCCGGAACTGTTCCGCCGCCTTGGCGCCGCGCATTCCGAAATCCGCCTGGAATTGCGGGGCGGCCTTTCGCGCGACCTGCGCGAGGCGGTGGCCAGCGGCGCGCTGGATGCCGCGCTGGTGCAGCAGGCGGCGGGAGCCGGGGGGCTGGTGCTGCGGCGCGAACCCCTGGGCTGGCTGACTCCGCCCGGCGGCGTGGCGGCGGACAGTGATGGCGTGCTGCCGCTGGTGCTGTTTCCGGAAGGGTGCGCCTACCGCGACCTGGCCGTGGCCGCGCTGGCCTCGGCAGGCCGCCCGTGGCGGGTGGCCGTGGTGTCCGCCACGCTGCCAGCGTTGACGGCGGCGGTGCTGGGGGGTGCGGGCGTGGCCCCGTTGCCCGCATCGGCGGTGGCTTCTGCCCTTTCCGACCATCCCTCGCTGGCCCCGTGTCCTTCCCCGCCCCTTCTTCCGTCCCTTCCCCCCCTTCCGCCCCTGCCTGATGTCGAACTGGTGCTGCTGTCCGGATCATCTTCCGTGCCGGGGGGCGCAACGCCACCGCCAGCGGTGCTGGCCCAACTGGCCCGCCTGCTGCGGGCCACCCTGTCCGGCGACGGGGGGTAG